DNA from Gephyromycinifex aptenodytis:
GTCTTGCTCGGCACCTCGAACGCGCCCGCGCCACCTCTTTCAACGCGCACGACCTCGACGGGTGGGAGTTCGACGTCCTTTCCGCGCTCCGGCGAGCCGGGCAACCCTACGAGCTCTCCCCCGGGGCGCTGGTGCAGCAAACCCTGTCCACCAGCGGCACCATGACCAACCGCATCGACCGCCTGCAACGCCGCGGCCTGGTCGAACGCCGCCCCGACCCCGCTGACCGCCGCAGCGTCAAAGTGCGTCTCCTGCCCCCCGGCGCAGAAGTCGTCGACGCAGCACTGGCCGACCTGCTGGCCCGCGAGCAGGCGATGCTCGGCGAACTGGGGCACGAGGAACGTAAAGTCCTGGCCACGCTGCTGCGGCGGTTGCTGCTGCCGCTGGAACCCTCCTGAGCCGCAGCATCACCCCGCCCGCGCCTGACACTCCGGGCGCATCACCTCGGCCGGTTCCGGCTGCGACTCAGTCGAGCAGCTCCGACAACTCCAGCCACTGCATCTCCAGCGATTCGCGCTCGGCGATGAGCCCCCGCAGCTGGACATCCAACTCCGCGACCGCCGTGTGATCGGTGGCCTTGGCCGCCATTTGATCGTGCAGGCGAGCCTCCGCAGCGTCGATCTTGCCCAGCGCCCGCTCGATACGTCCCATCTCCTTGCGCGCCTCGCGCGTCTGAGCCGCCGATGGTGCGCCGGGGGCCGTGGCCGCTGACGGTCCCGACGAACGCGACTCCCCCAGGACACGCGCCTTCGCTCCAGCCCGCAACTGCAGGTATTGCTCCACCCCTCCGGGAAGGTCACGGACCTTACCGTCACCCAGCAGGGCGACCTGACGGTCACACATCCGTTCCAGCAGGTACCTGTCGTGGCTGACCACGAGAAGAGTTCCCGCCCAGCCGTCGAAGACGTCCTCCACGGAGGTCAAGGTCTCGATGTCGAGGTCGTTGGTCGGCTCGTCGAGGATGAGCAGGTTCGGCTCGGTCATCAACAGCCGCAACAACTGCAGTCGGCGTCGCTCCCCACCGGAGAGGTCACCGACACGGCTCTGCTGCCGTGACCCGGTGAACCCAAGACGCGTGGCGAGCTGACTGGCGCTGACTTCCTTGTCGCCCAGCCGGGTGTACTGGCGCACTTCGCTGATGGCGTCGATGACGCGGTGGTCCTCAAGCCCGTCGAGTTCACGCACGTCCTGGGTCAAGTACGCGGGAACGACGGTTTTGCCGATCTTGCGCCTACCGGAGTCGAGCTCTACATCCCCGTAGATCACCCGCATGAGGGTGGATTTACCGGCCCCGTTCACGCCCACGATACCGATCCGGTCGCCGGGGGCGAGCCGCCAGGTCACCTGATCCAGGATCTTGCGCTCGCCGAAGGCGAGGTTGGCGTCCAGAACGTCGACGACATCCTTGCCCAGCCGGGTCGTTGCGAACCGCACCAAGGAGACCTCGTCACGCGGTGGCGGTTCATCCTCGATCAACGCCGATGCCGCCTCGATGCGGAACTTGGGCTTGCTGGTGCGGGCCGGCGCTCCCCGACGCAGCCAGGCCAGTTCCTTGCGCAGCAGGTTGTCGCGCCGCTCCGCCGTCACCGAGGCGACCCGGTCACGCTCGGCCTTGGCCAACACATACGCCGCGTAACCGCCGTCATACGCCTCGACTCGGCCGTCGACGACCTCCCAGGTGAGGGTGGCGACAGCGTCGAGGAACCACCGGTCGTGGGTTACGACGATAAGGGCGCTGCCCTCCCGGGATTTGCGCTGGGACAGGTGCGCAGCCAGCCACGCCACCCCTTCGACGTCGAGGTGGTTCGTGGGCTCGTCCAACAGGATGACGTCGGGGTCTTGCACCAGTAGCGCGGCTAGCGCCAGACGGCGCTTCTCACCGCCGGACAACGGCCCGACCTTGGCCTCGAAACCGCCCAGGTCGGGGGCGTCCAAGCCGCCCAGCAAGCCCTCCAGGACGTCGCGGACACGCGGGTCTCCGGCCCAGTCGTGCTCGGCACGGTCACCGACCGCCACCTGACGCACGGTGGCCTGCGGGTCGAGAGTGTCCGCCTGGGTGAGCATCCCCATGCTCAAGCCACCGACGCGGGCCACCCGACCCGAATCGACGTCCTGCGACCCGGCCAGCACCCGCAAAAGCGTCGATTTACCGCCACCGTTTCGACCGACGACGCCGATCCGGTCGCCCTCAAGCACCCCGCAGGAAACCTCATCCAGGATGAGCGTGGTGCCCAGTGAGAGCGAAGCCCGTTCGACCGAAATAAGATTGGCCATCAGCGTGCGTTCCCGATCTCGTTGGCAGTGGTGAGCACATGTGCGCCGGGGACCGGCCCGGCGGCTCGATGAACTTGAGCAACGACGCGGTTGGCGGCCAACCCGACGCTCAAGTCGAGCCCGGCGTCATGATCTTTGACCAGGAAGACGATGGTCGGTCCGGAACCGGAAACGATCCCAGCCAACGCTCCGCACTCGATCCCCGCATCGATGACCTCCCCGAGGTCTGGTCGCAGTGAGATCGCGGCCTGCTGAAGATCGTTGTCGAGCGCCCCCGCGAGCGCGCTGGGGTCTCCGGAACGTAGGGCCGCCATCATCGCCGAGGATGGTTGCGGTTGCGGGACATCCTGGTCGGCACGCAGCCGATCGAGTTCAGCGAAAACCGACGGGGTGGAGAGACCCTCATCGCTGACGGCCAGTACCCAGTGGTAGTTCCCCCGCGACAGGGCAGGCACGACCTTCTCGCCACGACCCGAACCGAGGGCGGTCCCCCCGGCGAGCGCGAAGTTGACGTCGCTACCCAGCGAAGCTGCGCACTCATGCAGCAGTCCCGGACCGCTACGCAGGCCCCAGAGCGAGTCGCACGCCACCAGCGCACCGGCCGCGTCTGCTGAGCCGCCCGCCATCCCGCCCGCGACCGGGATCGACTTGTCGATGCGGATGTGGACCGGACCCACCTCGGCCTCCTGGCCGACCGACTCGGCCAAGAGTTGAGCCGCGGCCAGCGCCAGGTTCTCGGAGTCGGCCGGCACCAGATCCGCGTAGGGTCCGATGACTGCCACCCCCCACTCCTCGGCGGGGGTGACCGTGATGTCGTCGAAGAGGTCGACGGCGTGGAACACCGTCGCCAGTTCGTGGTAGCCGTCCTCACGACGTGGCCCGACTTTAAGTTCTAGATTGATCTTGGCGGGCACCCGCACCCTCACTCCGGGATCTCCCACCGATGACGTCATGACCATCACCCTAATTGGTGGCCCCGCGACCGCCCCAAATGAGGCAGTTCCGGCGCCTGGCGGCCAACTCTGCTAAGGATGTGGCTGCCGCTGCGCTGGGTTGATCGTGCGGGCGCGACGTCACCGAACGTCCGAGTTGCTCCGGAGGCCGGTTGTCATCGGGTCAGGGCGCGGGTCAGTGCGGTGAAGTCGTGCACATCCAGCTGTTCCCCGCGCATCCTGGGGTCGATACCGGCCGCTCGCAGTGCCTCTTCGGCCGCGCCGGGGCCACCGGCCACCCCGGCCAGCGCAGCCCGGAGTGTCTTGCGCCGCTGGGCGAAGGCTGCATCGACGACCCTAAAGACCGCTTCCCGCTCCACGTCCTGCGCTGGCGGCAGGCCTCGGGTGAGGGCGACCAGGCCCGAACCGACGTTCGGCACCGGCCAGAACACCGAGCGGGGCACCTCCCCGGCCAGGCGGGCGTTGCCGTACCAGGCTGCCTTCACGCTCGGAACCCCGTAGATCTTCGATCCGGGCGCGGCACACAAACGCTGCGCGACCTCGAGCTGGACCATCACCAGGACCCGTCGGATGCTGGGGAACTGCTCCAGGAAACGCAGGATCACCGGAACCGAGATGTTGTAGGGGAGGTTCGCCACGAGGGCGGTCGGCGCCGGGCCGGGCAGAGTCTGCACCGTCAACGCATCGGCAGCCACTACCTCAAGCCGCTCACCCAGGTGCGGCACCCGTGCCTGCACCGTCTTCGGCAGCGCCTGCGCCAGGTTGGGGTCGACCTCCACCGCCACCACCCGCGACACCTGCGCGAGCAGAGCCAGCG
Protein-coding regions in this window:
- the rsmA gene encoding 16S rRNA (adenine(1518)-N(6)/adenine(1519)-N(6))-dimethyltransferase RsmA; translation: MTPGDDGLLGGVAVRELAAALGLRPTKQWGQNFVVDANTVRRIVRLAEVGPEDVVVEVGPGLGSLTLALLAQVSRVVAVEVDPNLAQALPKTVQARVPHLGERLEVVAADALTVQTLPGPAPTALVANLPYNISVPVILRFLEQFPSIRRVLVMVQLEVAQRLCAAPGSKIYGVPSVKAAWYGNARLAGEVPRSVFWPVPNVGSGLVALTRGLPPAQDVEREAVFRVVDAAFAQRRKTLRAALAGVAGGPGAAEEALRAAGIDPRMRGEQLDVHDFTALTRALTR
- a CDS encoding MarR family winged helix-turn-helix transcriptional regulator, giving the protein MNTREGTACGQTEPSQQHDEVDRIVAAWTREWPDVDSEPLQVLSRVSRLARHLERARATSFNAHDLDGWEFDVLSALRRAGQPYELSPGALVQQTLSTSGTMTNRIDRLQRRGLVERRPDPADRRSVKVRLLPPGAEVVDAALADLLAREQAMLGELGHEERKVLATLLRRLLLPLEPS
- a CDS encoding 4-(cytidine 5'-diphospho)-2-C-methyl-D-erythritol kinase, whose product is MTSSVGDPGVRVRVPAKINLELKVGPRREDGYHELATVFHAVDLFDDITVTPAEEWGVAVIGPYADLVPADSENLALAAAQLLAESVGQEAEVGPVHIRIDKSIPVAGGMAGGSADAAGALVACDSLWGLRSGPGLLHECAASLGSDVNFALAGGTALGSGRGEKVVPALSRGNYHWVLAVSDEGLSTPSVFAELDRLRADQDVPQPQPSSAMMAALRSGDPSALAGALDNDLQQAAISLRPDLGEVIDAGIECGALAGIVSGSGPTIVFLVKDHDAGLDLSVGLAANRVVAQVHRAAGPVPGAHVLTTANEIGNAR
- a CDS encoding ABC-F family ATP-binding cassette domain-containing protein — encoded protein: MANLISVERASLSLGTTLILDEVSCGVLEGDRIGVVGRNGGGKSTLLRVLAGSQDVDSGRVARVGGLSMGMLTQADTLDPQATVRQVAVGDRAEHDWAGDPRVRDVLEGLLGGLDAPDLGGFEAKVGPLSGGEKRRLALAALLVQDPDVILLDEPTNHLDVEGVAWLAAHLSQRKSREGSALIVVTHDRWFLDAVATLTWEVVDGRVEAYDGGYAAYVLAKAERDRVASVTAERRDNLLRKELAWLRRGAPARTSKPKFRIEAASALIEDEPPPRDEVSLVRFATTRLGKDVVDVLDANLAFGERKILDQVTWRLAPGDRIGIVGVNGAGKSTLMRVIYGDVELDSGRRKIGKTVVPAYLTQDVRELDGLEDHRVIDAISEVRQYTRLGDKEVSASQLATRLGFTGSRQQSRVGDLSGGERRRLQLLRLLMTEPNLLILDEPTNDLDIETLTSVEDVFDGWAGTLLVVSHDRYLLERMCDRQVALLGDGKVRDLPGGVEQYLQLRAGAKARVLGESRSSGPSAATAPGAPSAAQTREARKEMGRIERALGKIDAAEARLHDQMAAKATDHTAVAELDVQLRGLIAERESLEMQWLELSELLD